The Oryzias latipes chromosome 16, ASM223467v1 genomic sequence AGCCAGGATGCACTGCTTGAGGTTGGCCACTGCTGAAAGGCCGCACAGCTCTTTAAAGGACACAATGGCATTCTGCATAGAagagaatgattttaaaaacaaaaacacgacATCAAAACCTGAGATTTCAATGAAAGGAACTTTCCAGACACTTAAATCCATCAGCGAGttacataaatataaaacaccCTAAAGCGCATGTCTCGCTCTCACAAAGGAAGTTAAGTAATCATCTAtgagaacttttattttggccCTTCGTAAGAGATCCCTTCTCTCGAGCCAGCGTCAAATGGAAAGGAAGCAAACATCCTAAGCTTCCTGTGAAAGGCCAAAATTAAACCCTCCATAAACATCTGGAGAGCCAAGATGTGTCAGAGTCCCAAGGCCAGTGGCTTCTGTCATAATAAGTGCATTAtaaacagagaaacaaaaataagatgTAATACAATGCCTGAAGAAACGCAACATGAGACCAACCACACAGTGCACTGCCTTCCCACACAACACCGCTTTTCACACTGAAGACTTCAAACAACACATAAATATCAGCGTcagtttttttgagaaaaatagtttcatttacctattgccaaatttacatatttaaaacTTCACTTATTTAAGAGTGTCTTGAACATTTATTGAAGTAAAATGGAAATTGGTTAAATATAGTTTTAACAAAGCGGCAAAAAGAGATATAGGATTTTCTGTCAAGATATTGCAGGTAAAGTTTAATAGTATTGTTTTGGGTTGtaatgtcgttttttttttaacaatttggaTTATATCATAAATTGTGGTTGACAATACAGTTATTTGTCcagttcccttctctgcttctgtgccggtcccaagcccggttgctttgagaaggttccgtcaggaagggcatccggcgtaaaacattgccaagtttaccatgcgacttgttcgctgtggcgacccctgatgggaagaagccgaaagggaaacaataCAGTTATTTGTCCATATCGGTTAATTTTGAACGATCGGATTccctgacctaaaatggatccaggacatatTTAGCCAAAAGTTCCAGCAGTGTGACTCGGAGAGAaatacctgctactgaacagtgaagttttccagattccttccacttcttgcaaaataatcaagtgtgaattaaataaatatgtgtccaaacaaacaaacaagtaaacaagaattaatgttaaatccattcacattttagtttcctaaagttcagccctttgttgtttttccacttgAAAATAATCTAAAAGGATAATTAGAACATTACAGCACACTGGATGAtcacgtctttgctaaattcaaagtgcttccacacattggactggaatgatggactgatccgattttgctgcatcacatgtgtgatggtcgtttttacgttatagtaaaataaacttacCAATCTAAAAGCTGTTTTCCAGTATCAATATTatccatttatttcattttgaaacgattttatAAATTTACCTCAGAccgatcgatctggttggatcataggaatataaatcaatcACTCGATGAATCGTTACAGTCCTAGAGTTGTCTTTTTCCAGTGGgtcaaatacatttgtttttttaccctgtTTTGATTCTGCAGTTCTGATTTTCTAAGGTGGGATTGGAGATGCTAACTCACATGAAATCTTGGTGTAGTTTACATTgttaagaaaatagaaaatagaaagCAACATGTGGTAATATGTGAAGAAAAAGGTGCTGAAACCTGAAGGGAAAATAACCTTTTTCAGAAAGTTggttttctctctttctttcttagtgttaagattgtttttttttttcaattatcagCTTGTCTTAATAATGCTCTTAAAGTGAAAATGATAATTAAAATTCCTTTTAGAAGTTAATTCAATGTAGTTTGCTGTACTTATGCATGAAAGTTACAAAGAATAAGAACATGATACATGataaaaagccaaacaaataGTCAAGCAGAGGTTTGCTGTTGGTATTTTCTAACAGTAACCCGTCAGAGTCTGAAACCTTCAGTACGTCAAGGTCAAGGCTCTTACCTGCATGTTTTCTCTGAGGTCTGTCGCCTCCCTCAGCGGTAGCAGAGCTGTTTTAAAGACCTCATCCACAACTTTAATTTGTAGCACTCTCATGCTAGCATACTCTCTGCTCTTCTTGCCTTTTCGTACAGAAAGACCTCGCTTATGTGGCTTGCCGCCTCCCCTTCTGTTTGTAATGGCCACATGGACAAACAAAAAGGTGTGTGGTAGAACTTCTCCTGTAAGAGACTGGAGCGGAACGTGGCGGAAACCTGGCTGCAGACACTCGAAAGGGATTGTATACTGGCCAATAAATTCATCTCCGATGTAGTCGTCATCTAGTACCACAAAGCGCACCATTGCAAGCTCAGGAAGGTTTATCTGAAACTCAAAGCTTTCGTCAAAAAGAGGATTATCTCCGTTCTGGTTGACTGTTTTAGTCCTTTGTTCTCCACAGTCAGCAGGAATGCCGTGTATTTCCACGTAAACGTAAGGGTCCACCACGTCTCCTTTGGCACCTGAGCCTTTAGGTTTGGGGAAGTTTTGTCCACTGATTATCTTGATGTGCAACAGCTGTGGGGAAACACCAGGAACTGAATCTTTTGTGTTGGCGCTGAAATATGAGACCTGCTCTCTCATGATGGCTGGACGGAGCACATAGCCACAGTTCCCGTTCTGCCGGAACCAGCCAATGTTTAGATCCATCATCAGGCCGGGAGTTTGATAGTTCATCGCTACTATCTGGCAGCCGCACTTCCAAAAGTCTTGAGGATTCATGTTGCTGGAATCAATCCGCATTAGACTTGGGTAAATCCGTGCGAGGAACTTCTTATTATAATTGACAAAGTCCCCTGGAAAGTCACAAGCGCATCGACTGGCAAACACTTCATTGAAGGAGCAGAGCTCCCAATGCTTCTGACTCTGGAAGGACGAGGGAAAGTCTTGAAACTCCACCGATTTGCACAACGTCACCAGATCAGACAAATCCTTGGACAGCTGGAATTTTTTGGGTGCAATAATCTGCTGCTCTGTCGACTCGATGCTCACTCTCTGAGACATCTCTGCCCCCTCGTCCTCATCTGTCACCTCGCCCTCTGTAGCATTACAGGCTGAGCCCAGCTTTTTACCCTTCAGCAGGATCTTTCCTTTCAGTTCAGAGGGAGACGGAAGGAAACAGTCCTCAGGTTTTGGAGGATCAGTGTAAATCTTATCTCCAAGTATCTTCTTCAGATGCTGAAACATGACTTTCTGCTGCTTTAAGGAGCAATGGTTTTCTAAAGATAGTATCAATGGGTACTCCGAGGCAACAAAGGCATACTTGTTGATTACGTCAATGACGCTGCGAAAAACGATCTGTGAGGTCATTGTGTGTCCGGTATAAATAACCGGTTCGTTATCGGGCCCATCCCACACATCTAGCTCCACGCAGCGGCAGCCCATCTTGAGAGCACGGATGTAGCCCGTCACATCAGATGGACCTCTAAACTGATCCTCTATTAGGTATGTGTTGTGGGACGCATTGATGTAGTAGTGAGACAAAGGCTGGTTCATGTCTTGGCAAACTGATTTATGGTCGGGGTCAAATATATGGCACTCTGGAGACATGAGATAGTTGGAGAAGCCGTCAAGAGAAAGCCAACCCTTTAGGCGGCCCTCTTTAGAGGGTTCATATTTCTGAATGACCTCCAAGCTGGTGTCTTCACTGACTTGTGCCATTCCTTGTTCTGCCTCTAAAAATATCATCAAGTCCTTTGTATCAAGAAATTCTTTGTTACTGGAGAACTGAACAAAGAGAAAGTAAATTTCTGGCCTGGTGCAAAGGTCGTGAAAGACTTCAATGAACTCTTCCTTCCTTACGCTGGAACCAGCTTTGTCCTGCGCTTTCTGAAGCTCCTTGAACTTCAGttctattttcacatttttgatgCCTGGGTTTAGCTTTTTAATGAGTTGCACAGCGGCACATAAAGTTATTTGTTTGCTGTTGTCAATGTCTTCCTCATCAAAGAGGTCACTCAGCCAAGATGAGCGCATGTTGTTCTGACTGCTCTCAATCATATTCAAGGTGTGGTTCCCATACGAGATCAGATACCTCAGCCCCGTCACCCAAATATTGGCCACATCTGCCGTGTTTGCCACCAAGTCCAAAGACTCATAGTTCTCCCCAAAGATGATGGAGAAAGCGCAGTCCTCTGATATCTGATCGTAGGTGCCGTTAGTTCGAAAGGTGTCAGTGTTTTTGCCTGTTCGAACTTCTTTAATGGACTTGATGTCAAGTTTTGCCTTCTCAGACTCCTTCTTGGTGGGCTCCCATCTCAAGGACTGCATGTCGGCGTCAAGGAGAAAGTAGCGGTGATAAATGCGTGAATTGGATCTCACTTTCTTGAGCTCTGTGCCATCGACCATGGCGCTGATGCAGTCGCTGGCCCTGCTAATCTTCTTCTCTGTGGGCATGCTGCTGAAGGACAcagtcttctttctttctttacgCTGTCGGCCATCCTGCAAAGAAACAGACAATCTTTTGAATACACCACGGTCATAAAAATGACACTTCCATTAATCTTGATAAACTGTCTTTGTatattcttgtattttttaatttttctttttacgtaAGCACTGTTCCAtgactttttataaatattcgGTTACATTTAAGGatctatttttgcattttttcatcttgaCATGTGAGGCTTTAGGATGCTCTCACCATCATAGCCTCTGGTGCTGTCATCACAGCGttcttttctgcacatttttccaaaccccccaccaccacatgCCTGTTTTACTTTAACAGCAGGATTGATGACTGAATCTTCAGGCCTTGAAAttgtcaaaacaaaactgttgcaCTGAGGCAGATCTTTTCCAGAACAATACAGCCCAGCGCGCCGTCTGCTTTGATGTACTGCTTTGCACGTTACGCCTTCCTTTCTGGTCTCCTTCAGTTTCCTGCCCAACGTTTTCTGAGCACAATCACAGGCGCTCTGCTGGGTGACTTAAGGTAGCTGTTGTTGCTTATTATGGTGATAGGACAGGGAATCTCCCTATGGAGAAAATCGCCCATGCTAATCCAGCCTCTTGCAGGAGACACATTCTGACATTTCACTAAAGCCTCTTGCCTCGTCTGCTGCAGGCTGTTTCAACAGCACCAGTTCActcttttgaaattatttcaaagtcTTATCAATCATCTTGTCACAGCTTACGCCTGATGATGTATGAAAAGGAAATACATCCTCTTTATTCTGGCTAGAGTAAGAGTGGCTCATTGGTGCAGTCCAGCAGAAACTCTTCATCtttgtttgttgctttttgaTAGATATTTGAATAAAGTGCATACCACTTTTAGAGCTGCAGGAACCACTCGGTCATGTctgattttcattttctctccTTATTTTgcataaaacactttttgatgACGATATCCACAATTTCTGTGTCCCCCATAGGCAGAGCTGCATGCAGCACTTCCTGTTACAAGCAAACAGGAATGGCTGTGCTGCTGTGTTCTcgcatgtgtgtctttgtttgttaGGTAATGATATGGTTACATAAAGATGTTCCATCAGGGTGCATTATAAACATTtgctaatgaagaaaaaaacaatcaaaaagatTAAGGGGAAGGAAACAgtcgtttttgttcttttgaaaacatttagattATCGTGTCAGCCAAATTAATTCATTTCTGTACGTCCTTCCTGTTGGATATGCTTGAGATGTGGAAAACACTGTGACAGTTGACGATGGCTGCAGAGATGATGCAGGCCTCAGTCAGCTGGTGATGAATGTTCTTCGCTAAAGCACGTACATCATGACTATGATTTAAGGTAAATTCACAACATGAACAGGAAGTTTCATGGTTCAGGTTTTATGATACCATCAAACACGAAAGGCAATTTTATAATAGGTTTAACCTGTGACATATATGGGTTTTGTCTATTTAGGATAGCTGATCAGTtatctattaaaaaaacaaatctttacattgtaaaaaatattaaatggtCATCATCCTTGGTGTGTGTTGTCTCCTATCCTCCTTTATGCTTTAAAGGACATTTAAGCTaagaaagaaatgaaggtcagtatTTATTCAATGTGTATGCATAAAATGCAGTGTTCCCTCGCTTATTCGCTTTCAATATTTGCGGTTTCAcatatttgcagatttttttcagtcacgTGACTCCTCCAGTTCATCACAGAAGCTCAGAGATCTGgagacacttgttttttttcctgcttttgctgttttcacgctgtctatgaaatgtttgattttcaatcaCAAATTCAaacctgctaaaaaaaaatcacaaatttcacacatgtaggatcaataaagtatttctgattctgaaaaacAAGGAGAGATTTACTAAAGGGGAGCAGATTGACAGAAAAAGCACCTTTTTTCCCTAATTCTGCCTCCAGGCGGTTCAGttttacatgaaatcataacaaaaacagCCCAAAAAACATGATCATGTATTGGATTCTTGCCATGATGTCATTGACTGTACAGATGCAGTGCTCTCACAGGGGTTGGGGAGGTTTCAGCTCAACACTGGCCCTGTAAATCcactgctaataaagttttatacAAAGTAGATTGTTGCctgttattatatttattaaatacagtttttatccCAAAATTTTGCACAACACtggaactttaacatttttattcaagGTATCTGCTtgagccctgcaacagactggtgacatATCCAGGGTGGACCCTGCCTTagtccaacagtagctgggataggctctagTAATTCCATGACCCCCAAATGgattgtgtttgaaaaatggatggatgagtatCTTCTTTGCAGGAACACACAGAGCTGTTTATGCAAAGGAACATAAATATTAGctttgttgtgtatttattaTTGCGATGTttggctatttttttttcttttaccgtCGACACAAAAGCATAGGGTATAACTTATAAATGTTCAGCATAATTGGGTCATACTACTGTGCTTCTGCAATACCCCTTAGTGTTCAGCTGAATGTGCAACTCTGTGGTCTGGAGGTGGATGTTGACATTTTGTCTTCATGGCAACGGTCACTGtgtgtttggttgttgttgttgtatagTAGGCTACTTCAGCTTGTCCTCAGGAATTCCCTCCTTCAGCACGACTGGGAACAACACTAGAAGACCTATTTCTAAACACATCCTGGATAATATtcctgattccttttttttccttcagtcaGGTTGGCAAAGAGGTCGATTTAAAATTTGTATTCAGTTTTGAGGGAAACAcactctgtgattttttttttgatgtgtGTACATATCTGCGAGGCCCACATGTTATCCGTTTCTTGATGCTGAGTAATAAACCATCTCTAAACTCAACATTTCTTACAGAACACCAGCATGACAGCTTGAGCTTTGGAGCCTAACTTATCTTTGTGCAATTCATCAAAACCAAGACTGATTACATTTGAAGATTTATGGACCTTTGCTGACGAGCTCCACAGTTAACCAGGATAATGTTATTGGTCAAGTAAAATTCCACAGAGAACTGAAGGAACATTCTGTTTTGAGTACAAGCTGGAAGCAGAAGCCAAAACTTCTGAAACAATGTGTATGTAGTCACTGGGTTACTGCTGATACGAGTCAACAAACTTCTGAAAGTCTTGGTCGGTAGTTTCTGAAGAAGAATTTCACTGCACAATTGTTTGTATCAcgcatatttaaaataattccgGCAAACTGAGCTCTAATAATGTGGGAAcataaaggcccgttcacaccgggacgaatttcgccggcgattttcgccgacgtttaacgcctcgtgactaaacaaagggcaccaatgagagtgtgcacaccgacgcgaaaaaacgccacgcgccaaagcgtcaaaaaaaacaaaacgcctcgggttcgttttttttttccgacgcgtcgcatcgaaatctattcgaccaatgagaatggcgcttttgcacacgtgtctggagcttctgaagttacagtaaaacacaacttgggggcgctcaaacacaaaactgccttgctgagcacacataccagcgaagaagatagacgccgagttgcatctacacagccgcgaagaaataatgacggacattctaaaatatccccttaccaagtaccagttggagctactgatgcttgaaatattcatgttttctttgtattattctgacaagcgcgtaaatacttgctc encodes the following:
- the LOC101167900 gene encoding inactive phospholipase C-like protein 2 is translated as MAESGERASPPPVGVGEAAVPGDETAGKANRDESVVNGDCGISDVMVGAAEDAAVRLDAKAEIPRRSSIIKDGRQRKERKKTVSFSSMPTEKKISRASDCISAMVDGTELKKVRSNSRIYHRYFLLDADMQSLRWEPTKKESEKAKLDIKSIKEVRTGKNTDTFRTNGTYDQISEDCAFSIIFGENYESLDLVANTADVANIWVTGLRYLISYGNHTLNMIESSQNNMRSSWLSDLFDEEDIDNSKQITLCAAVQLIKKLNPGIKNVKIELKFKELQKAQDKAGSSVRKEEFIEVFHDLCTRPEIYFLFVQFSSNKEFLDTKDLMIFLEAEQGMAQVSEDTSLEVIQKYEPSKEGRLKGWLSLDGFSNYLMSPECHIFDPDHKSVCQDMNQPLSHYYINASHNTYLIEDQFRGPSDVTGYIRALKMGCRCVELDVWDGPDNEPVIYTGHTMTSQIVFRSVIDVINKYAFVASEYPLILSLENHCSLKQQKVMFQHLKKILGDKIYTDPPKPEDCFLPSPSELKGKILLKGKKLGSACNATEGEVTDEDEGAEMSQRVSIESTEQQIIAPKKFQLSKDLSDLVTLCKSVEFQDFPSSFQSQKHWELCSFNEVFASRCACDFPGDFVNYNKKFLARIYPSLMRIDSSNMNPQDFWKCGCQIVAMNYQTPGLMMDLNIGWFRQNGNCGYVLRPAIMREQVSYFSANTKDSVPGVSPQLLHIKIISGQNFPKPKGSGAKGDVVDPYVYVEIHGIPADCGEQRTKTVNQNGDNPLFDESFEFQINLPELAMVRFVVLDDDYIGDEFIGQYTIPFECLQPGFRHVPLQSLTGEVLPHTFLFVHVAITNRRGGGKPHKRGLSVRKGKKSREYASMRVLQIKVVDEVFKTALLPLREATDLRENMQNAIVSFKELCGLSAVANLKQCILALSPRLTGPDNTPLLVFNLKDQYPNLEPQSLLSEVLKKVVTTYEMVIQTSKALLEGSDGVYERIQQAQKAAMEFHENLHDLAVKEGLKGRKLHKAEESFTWNITILKGQADLLKHARIEVQENLKQIHYAALTSNLSKGGSVGGSSGSSESRSRRSLEVIPEKATAEEELTDEDS